From the Anopheles merus strain MAF chromosome 2L, AmerM5.1, whole genome shotgun sequence genome, the window TTACTTTCGCAAATAGAAGACAAGAACACGTGTCTAATATGTAGCATTTTTACTTTTCATAGAGCATAGATGTAGAGATGGGTAATTCATGGGGATGTAGAGATGGctaagattcatgaatcggAATAAATCCTCAAAATGATTCAATTAATCTTATCCTCCAATTTTGAGATACATACAGAGTTCTCATGTTGttggacacttccttgactctttcctatTGGAAGCGAACATCATAtattggaaattggactctatggcatcgtttttggacaggctccttGCAAATTCGTATTGGATTTGtacaacaagggtgctatagagtccaattccaatcacattaagttcatttcaaatAGGAAAGACTctataaagtgtcccacagctctGAGAACTCCTAGAAAATCCTGCAAAGATTTCCAAACGTTCATGGTTCTCGAATGGTTTATAACAATGAATATCTACTGATTCATTCATATACTTAGTTATGATTCCCTAAATGTTCATAAATCGCTGAACATTGACACGAATcttgaaagattcatgaatctcttaAGAATCGTGAATCTATAAAGATTAATACTTCGCTATAAAATTTTTATCGGGCACCAGAAAAGACAGACCAATTGACACATTGAGTAAGTGTTCATATGCATCTGTAGAGATTAGTGAATCTCTAGAGAATCTTTGGTGATTTGATTCGAGACTAAAAATTCAAAGATTCAAACAGCACACCACTACACTGATGACGTTCTACGCTAAAGTTCTGCCGAACGAAAAGGGAGCGACACACAAAAGCACATGATTGAACCACGAGACGAGCCACAGATCCCCTTCTCCCCCCGCGATTCATTCACGACACTATTTTTGTTACTAAAAACAAGCACACTCCGATCCACACCCAATCCCTTGCAACAATGAATCGATCGACAGACAGTGAGCTGGCTGCACATTACAAAAAAGACTGCATCATTTAATGAATGAACGCGTCAACTGAATGGGTGGATGCCGGGAATGGACCGACTCGGGGGCATTCGCACCCCCGTACATGTGTCCTATTTTAagtgtcagcgtgcctccccGCCACGAATCGCGTTGATCATGCGACCGGAACTGCATCACCGGCTGTTGAGACGGAATGTGTGACAGAACCGCGATCTTGTTTGCTTGGTATGATCGATCGAACGTCACGATTTCATGATTGACACCGTGATGCATTCCCCACACCACCCGCTGTCGGTTGTGCGGTTGTGCAGCTTGAACGTAATCTGGTCACAAGATTCGAAATGTTTCTTGTGGCGCGGAAtgaacgaagaaaaaacacgATAGAACCCGCATCACGCGCTCTCCTTTCCTCTTCGCGCCACCAAGATTCAtcgcaataaaataaagatgCCGATGCGAATTGTTGCCGCCCCCTTGGCCCCATTTATTTCGTCGTCAGCAGAAGACGGCCACAGTGGGAGAAAGAATGTGCGGCCGccgtttgttgcgttttttccccattttttctCAATCTCTTGATCTTAGACACCTTTCAACGCGTCTTTGTTCGGAGGACGCGTTTTCCATTTGTTTCGTGCGCGCGCCCATGTCCACATCCTTCTCGGATTGTCCAAGCCGCGGCTTGCGGTCTTTCTACCATTACGCAAGTACACACCGACCCGCACACGAGGAAGCACGCGCCCATGGTGTGATGCGCCAGGAGGTCTTGTGACCGGCGAGTGACGATCGTTTCGTTGGCGAAAGCAATAATTAACACTAACCGCCGCTTAAGACACGGTGTGTCACGACACACTTTACTGTTTTTCTCGTACAGCGCGCAGTGGGAAGTGGACGTGACGGGTCGGAGGAGGTTGTAAACATAAAAGCCAAATAAAGCTATTTTATCACGCACATCCCGACCGCATCATCGAGGAAAGGATGTGGAAAGATCAAGGATaggggtttgtttttccttctttttttggtgtttgcattatttttagATTGATCAGAACAATTTGAGCGGCAGTTTGCGTGCGTTGCAACTATTTTGGTTGCACAACGTGGCCAAGTTCAAGATCGTTGATCGGGCTCtatttgtgcgtgtgtagATCGCCAGAACCCGAAACCCCCGATTGACGATCGGTGTTGATGCAACGGCGCGACAACAATTCATTCATGCAAAGAGGACGCGACCACAATTTAAAGCACCGGCGGCCGTCATCCGCGGGCGCTGAGTTTCGTTTCTAATGACGCAAATCAAACCGAACCGGTTAAAGTTACCAAACCCGAACGGGTGCGCGTAAGCAACAAAATCAATCGATACGCGATCGACACCGTGTGCACGTGGAACCCGATCGCGCATGCCACCCCCACCCTCCGTGATGCGGGTGCCACACCGCTCCCAGGTAAGGCAATCGACCGATCGTGCCAAAAATGAACCCCTTCGCTATAATCTAACACGATCGTTcttcttttccctccttttttgCTGGTAGCGCCAAACTGTGACCCTTCCTGTGACTCGTACACTGACGCCACATaagcatacacatacacacacacacgcccaacCACATTCACGCATTGGACCGATCAATGTACAAGCAGAGGTTTTCGGTTTCGTTGCGCTAAAAATAATATCCGCAATCCGTATCGTTCGGTCGACAAATGGGGTGAGGGgccggaacaacaacaacaacaacaacaacaacaacaaatagaCGAGATATCGCGCAACGCGCCCACAGTAAACATCGCGAAATACGCGCGAGAAGAGGCAAAAGGCAAGAAGCAGCACCACCCCCCCCAACGTCCGAATATATAAATGcacggggtttttttgttgggggATGGTCACGCAGATGATCGTGATAGTTGTAGTGGGTGGCGGGGGCGGTGGTGGATGACAGCCGATCAACGACTGATCAGCGCCAAACCGGGGAAGGGGTGCGCAAGGTCTACCGGTAGATGACGGGGCATGAGTGGCGAAAAGAAGCACGTGATTTTTCGGTTTTCGTGGTCCCTCCCCGTACCCGACCACGGTTTTGCGGTTGTTCGAGCGTTCGAATGAGTTTGTGCCGATTGTACCGGTTTAGTAGTGGACGGCGGTTTGGACGGCGTGACAGGATCGCAGGAGGGGTTGAGAAAGAAAGAGTATAATCATCTTCATTCTGAACCGTCCTTCCGTGATGTTTTCTGTTTCAGCGATCGTATCCAGCGATGGTGCGCTATACAGCGACGGTTGTTCACAGCTGAATTGAGCCGGAAGTGAGACGAGCATCGTTGAAAATATTATCTCTAAAACGAAATGATTCGATTAGGGTCGAAATACACAGTAATTAATGATGAATTTTGCTATCCATCGCACAATTTGTTTAGGTTAAACATATCAAGCTCCATTTGAGCGTTGTTCAATGCAGGGAACAAATGCACCAATACGCATTTGTGACGAATAAACAGTGAAACACGGAACTACGCGTGCCCCATCATGTGCGTCTTTATCTGCACCCGGTGATGGGGCAAAAGGGAAGCCCCAACACGGCGCACCGATTCACACGCCGGCCAAAGAGCATACGCGCGCCACACCTGTGCGAGCCAAAGGCACACAGATCAGAGGAGACAGAGATAGAAGACGGCGACCGCCGGCCACTCGAGCGGCACAGACAAGAATGGGCTGATTCTCGTGACTCGCGCATCGTCATCGtttcacaacacaacacagtgTACAACCGGCACCACACACCACGGCCTCTCGCCTCGGGACGGCTTTATGAATAAAAGCCGCGgaagcgcgcgcgctcggcaaagagatacagggttttcaagGGGTTCTCGTAGCAGTGGGACACTTTGTTGCCTCCTTCTTACTTGAATTGAACTTAATCTAATGTGAATTTGAATCTATGGCACCCTTGTTCGACAAATCCAACAGGGATTTTCAAGGAGCCTGttcaaaaagggtgccatatagtccaatttccatcatatgaagttcacttcccataagaaagagtctgggaagtgtcccacaactatgagaactcatagaaaaccctgtaaaaaaACGCGCCGGAAACGATATGaacgattttttgtgtgtattttttcttcgttaCTCTTTCTGAACGTATGCAAGAGAGGTACAAAAGGTGAACTTCCGCACTTTTGCAGAAGCGTTTTGTTCATCTCGagaacattttctttttcattatcGGAGCAACAAACCGACCGGTTTGATAAAATCGCGTCGGTTTGGTAACCCCCTTCCTTACTCGTCCAGCCTACAGTTCGTGCGTCATTTTACGCAATTTTAATTGTGTTACGCACTGTGCCGCTTTTGCTACGCCACGGGCGTGTCACATTGGGCATATTTGGGCACGTCGGTGATAACAGCAACACGGGAACCAATTAATTTGCTCAACTTTACGCACTACATTGAGACGATAGAAGCAAGGAGGCTGTGCGGATGAAACATGTTTACATCGCAGTATGCAGATTCTCTATACAAGATTCCAAGATTTCCGCTATTCACGTTTGCTATCACGTTCCATCAAATCTTACCTAAAATGACATCAATTTTGCGTAGTTTACCTAATGCACAATAAAACCCCTGGCCCTCCTGCAAAGGGCATCCACACGCGGGCGTTTTCCTTCTTCTGCCAAACTTACCCTGGGCTTGTTTTCTGCGACGATGAGCTAGTGTTTCGTTTCTTGTTGAATAGCAGCTTGTTGAACAGGGCCATCATATATTTATAGTCCAAAAAAAACCAGGGCGACCGGCTCGATTCGATTGGCAGGCACGACAACGAATCGGGAGGGGTGGTTTGCTGATTTTCCGCTACCGCTGCAATATAGAGTTTCTTCCACTCACTCTCCCTCCACTAGACGGGGAAATTGTTTCAACAAAAAGCACTCACAGCCActtttttgcaatatttgcCATCGACATCGAATTATATCGGTTGTGCCAATTCACATATTCATCCTAGCCATGGGGCTTGATTCGTTGCACTATTTACACGCCATTTTGATAGGTCTGCTGCACACAACAATTTCCTTCCCGTTTGACGGGCCGTATCACTGCCGGTAGAAGCATTTCCATCACGACACGGGTGGGGGTTTAGTTTTCACATCTAGTTACCCGCGCACTAACGAACGCCGAATTTCCCTATCATTTACAACCACAACAGTGCCACACACCCAACAACGAAATTTGCGCCAAATGACGTCCCAAATCATCAACACGCGTGACCGTGCTGGCGTTTTGGTATGTGGCgccttcttctatttggtgtaccatacggcacacacacacacacttacactcTCGTACTACTGTTCCCTCCCCTTAGAGCACCGCACGCCGGCTTAACACTGTTCCGTCGGGGTCGGACGATCGTACGCAACTGGCACCAGGCGCAGCGCGTTGCCCGTTTCGTTGACGACCACCACAACGGCGTTGGCGTTGTTTTACGTTGCAAAGTTAAGCTTTGCACAAACAGCTCCACCACCGCCTGCTACCGCCTTCTCTCTACGCCTTGGTAGCGCGGGAATAGGGTTTGCTACAGACTGGCGCAAGCGCACACTTGCGCCCTGCCAAGAAGAGGAGGGTGATTTTGGTGTACGTCACGCGGGTGTACTATTTCGCCCGTCCGCCGCCTCCATCCTATCCGCTCCTCCTCTGTCCAATTAGTAGTTGTCGGGCTTAATCTATCGGCGACTCTGCCCCGGTGACTTCTTCCGCAAAAAGGGGTTTGGGTTTACGCGCGCGTGTTTTCTATCGTGCCGGCGAGCCGATTGATTCACATTTTCACACCGTACCGTCGTTTCGTTATCTgtgagcaaagaaaaaaagagggtACAAAGTGTTAGCTGATTGGATGCTGATCGAATGcacgaatgtgtgtgtgtgtgggagggcAGGgggttttcattcaaaaattCCACCCTCCACCTGTCCGATAACGGCCGGTGTAATCATTTCGAGCAACTTGTTTTCGCGATCATGcgatggatgttttttttgttctctctttctatctccgTCTATTTCTACTGGATAAAAATCGGCCGCAGACCGGGACACAAACAATTGGGGGAAGGTTGTGCAGTGGAGCAAtaacaaacaataacaaatgcTTCGCTCGTTTGCTCGCTTGCTCGCTTGCTTACGTAGTGCTAACCGCACGCCAGTCATATGATTTCCCCCCTCGCAACACTCCTCACACTACCCAGCACGGCAGCCGGGTGTCACGGTGACCACCGACTCctactgttgctgtttttgcaGCATTCACGTACGATCCGCATCTGGAGTCTAAGCCTACAGCCAGATCGATAGATTGTTCACTGCTTGCCTCACGCTTACACAATCGCATGCACGACAGACGAACCAATTCCGTAATTAGATTATTAATCTAGAAGCTTTCCTCGACAGCGTACGGCGGCACTCACGGACGGTCGGTCCACCATCATCGAGTGCAAAAAGTCACTTGTTGCCATTTGTTGCCGATAGCGATGAAACTGATTTGCACTTCAATCACACCGCTTGCCGGACACTATAAGCACACGATTAGTACACTTCATTACCTTTAAATAGTCAAATTACTGCAATTGAATTGCTAATTGAAACGAAAGTGAaccaaacgaaaccaaaaacaaaccgaAACTCTTCCCTTCCCAATGCTGCTTCTTTGCCTTTTTGCCTTTGCTGTTCGGTTTGACAGTTTGCGCAGTTCGATTCGTTTACAGGTGGTGGTTGAACGGCCATGGGTagattttgaaattgaatttccgTTTCTTTTTACCCTTTTTGCACAATGGTGTTGCAAAAGATGGAAAATAGTTTTAAGATTTTATGATGTTGAAAATGAATTCATTATTCATTCATCATTATTATGTAATTGGCCAtattaattataaaaaaaaagttgcatTCCGAGAGACACCCTGTACGTGTGGCCAAGACCTGCTGTTGGGAATTTGAAtatacacaaacaacaacgccATTACCAAACGGCTGTAATGATATCAGAACTCATCAGGTCTCAGCATCGATAAAAGCACCGTTTCTAAATTTTGTTGCATCTCTTTCGAGAGTTTGCAATCCACAGTGCGTTGGAGAGTCACTTGCGTACACAAGCCAAATCAAAAGAGGATCTTTAGCAATGTTTGATAACCTTTGCCAAGCACCTGCTAGTCCATGTTTTGAGTTCGCAGAAGAACAACTAGAACATGGGGATTTTATTGACGACGTAGATGGAGAGTCAGAATCTGATTGGATTGTGCAAGAGCTGGAAGAGAGTGGTGAAGAATATGTATCCAACGAGGTGGATTGGAATGAAGACGTTAGCGTACATCAGGAAGAGGAGGAACAAGATGAGGTAGATTGGAACGATAGCAGCGTCTGGAGCATAAGCGAATGGAACATCAGCAGCATAATTTCTTACTATATTGTTCAGGATAGTGAGAGGAATGAGAGTAGTGAACAATGCCACGATCaagatgttgatgatgattgtaACGTCAGTCATGTACGAAGTCAAGATCCTGATGAGGAAAACAATTGGAGCATGATCATCGAAAGATCACTCGATCAGGATCAGGATAATAATTTGAATAAGAGTAGTGAACAATGTCACGATACAGATGAGGATAACGGCTGGGATGTAAACCCCTTTGTGTCGTGATGGAAATGCTTCTACCGGCAGTGATACGGCCCGTCATTGCAACACGTCAAGATCCTAATGAAGGAATACAATTGGAGCATGATCAGCGAAATATCACACGATCAGGATCAGGATAATTATTGGAATGAGAGTATCGAATGTCACGATCGTGATGGGTATGCTGATTGTGACGTCAGCAATGTACGATGTCAAGATGACTAATGAGGAAAACAATAGGAGCATGATCAGCGAAAAATCATAAGATCAGAATCAGGATAACAATATGAATGAGAGTAGCGAACAAGAAGAGGATAACGGCTGGAATGTTAGCATTGTAAAATGTCAAGATATTGATGAGGAATATGTATAACGATGGAAATGAATTAATAAATCTATGATACAAATCAAGATTCG encodes:
- the LOC121592884 gene encoding glutamic acid-rich protein-like is translated as MFDNLCQAPASPCFEFAEEQLEHGDFIDDVDGESESDWIVQELEESGEEYVSNEVDWNEDVSVHQEEEEQDEDSERNESSEQCHDQDVDDDCNVSHVRSQDPDEENNWSMIIERSLDQDQDNNLNKSSEQCHDTDEDNGWDVNPFVS